A region from the Streptomyces lydicus genome encodes:
- a CDS encoding nuclear transport factor 2 family protein, translating to MAPPRPPFPPFDEPSALRKVQAAEDAWNTRDPERVALAYTEDSVWRNRDTFLTGRDEIIAFLHRKWARELDYALRKELWSYSGNRIAVRFQYESHDAAGQWWRSYGNELWEFDGEGLMRRREAGIHDVAITGDERRIFGPRPEEEKGRPLPFR from the coding sequence ATGGCACCACCGCGCCCGCCCTTCCCGCCGTTCGACGAGCCGAGCGCGCTGCGGAAGGTCCAAGCGGCCGAGGACGCCTGGAACACCCGCGACCCGGAGCGCGTCGCCCTCGCCTACACCGAGGACTCGGTCTGGCGGAACCGGGACACCTTCCTCACCGGCCGCGACGAGATCATCGCGTTCCTGCACCGGAAGTGGGCCCGCGAACTGGATTACGCGCTGCGCAAGGAGCTCTGGTCCTACAGCGGCAACCGCATCGCGGTGCGCTTCCAGTACGAGTCCCATGACGCGGCCGGCCAGTGGTGGCGCAGCTACGGCAACGAGCTGTGGGAGTTCGACGGGGAAGGCCTGATGCGCCGCCGGGAGGCCGGTATCCACGATGTCGCGATCACCGGCGACGAACGCCGCATCTTCGGCCCCCGCCCGGAGGAGGAGAAGGGACGGCCCCTTCCCTTCCGCTGA
- a CDS encoding PLP-dependent aminotransferase family protein, translating to MHRSKERPTDKSITPPVPPVPPISSAPSGSPDPSGSSDFLQLNIAEAPAGGRSDWLARELRCAIADGRLPVGSRLPATRVLAAELRVSRGVITEAYQRLTEDGQLAGRRRAGTVVVAAPVTATAGATASSTEISTARAPARATSSFTVRGTARATDAAPAVHRDRPTTPFAAPPGPEIFDELRTAPARIDLSPGLPDLSAFPRAAWLRAERAVLAGLASTELGYGDPRGTPALRLAVANWLARNRGIRAEPDEVLIVSGTAQALGLIAQVLHRDGIRETAVEDPGSLGAQQHLRHWQQATPPVPVDEHGIRVDALRGSGARAVLLTPAHQFPTGVVLDGGRRRELMRWAADGGLIIEDDYDAEHRYDRAPAPALRSLLADQVCYAGSISKLLAPALRVGWVLAPPRYRTALADAKRFADLGNAALPQLVLARLMESGELERRLRLLRRRHRQRRDAMIAAIRAQLPGATVHGAAAGLHLTITFAPDVCRGSDTDLAAAALARGVKVQPLSWHRQLPAAPGLVLGYAARTPGEITEGVAVLGEALKGG from the coding sequence GTGCACAGGTCCAAAGAACGGCCCACGGACAAGTCCATAACTCCTCCGGTTCCTCCGGTTCCTCCGATCTCTTCGGCTCCTTCGGGCTCCCCAGACCCCTCCGGCTCCTCCGACTTCCTGCAGCTGAACATCGCGGAAGCACCCGCGGGCGGCCGGTCGGACTGGCTCGCCCGGGAGTTGCGGTGCGCGATCGCGGACGGCCGACTTCCGGTCGGGAGCAGACTGCCCGCCACCCGCGTGCTCGCCGCTGAGCTGCGGGTATCGCGCGGTGTGATCACCGAGGCGTATCAGCGGCTGACCGAGGACGGGCAGCTCGCCGGGCGGAGGAGAGCCGGGACCGTGGTCGTCGCCGCGCCCGTGACAGCCACGGCCGGGGCCACGGCGAGCTCCACGGAGATTTCCACGGCGAGGGCCCCGGCGAGGGCCACGTCGAGCTTCACGGTGCGAGGCACAGCGAGGGCCACGGACGCGGCACCCGCCGTGCACCGGGACCGGCCCACCACACCGTTCGCCGCTCCCCCCGGCCCGGAGATCTTCGACGAGCTGCGCACCGCGCCCGCGCGGATCGACCTCTCACCCGGCCTACCCGACCTGTCCGCCTTCCCCCGTGCGGCCTGGCTCCGCGCCGAACGCGCGGTGCTCGCCGGCCTCGCGTCCACCGAGCTCGGCTACGGGGACCCCCGTGGCACCCCGGCACTACGGCTGGCCGTCGCCAACTGGCTGGCCCGTAACCGCGGGATCAGGGCGGAGCCGGACGAGGTGCTGATCGTTTCCGGTACCGCGCAGGCCCTCGGCCTGATCGCCCAGGTGTTGCACCGTGACGGGATCCGGGAGACCGCGGTGGAGGACCCCGGGTCCCTCGGAGCGCAACAGCACCTGCGCCACTGGCAGCAGGCGACGCCGCCGGTGCCGGTCGACGAGCACGGGATACGGGTCGACGCGCTGCGGGGGAGCGGTGCGCGGGCCGTACTGCTCACCCCGGCGCACCAGTTCCCGACCGGAGTGGTGCTCGACGGCGGCCGGCGCCGCGAGCTGATGCGCTGGGCGGCCGACGGCGGCCTGATCATCGAGGACGACTACGACGCCGAGCACCGCTACGACCGTGCGCCGGCCCCCGCGCTGCGCTCCCTCCTCGCCGACCAGGTCTGCTACGCCGGCAGCATCTCCAAGCTGCTCGCGCCCGCCCTGCGGGTGGGCTGGGTGCTGGCGCCGCCGCGGTACCGCACCGCGCTGGCCGACGCCAAGCGGTTCGCGGACCTGGGCAATGCGGCACTGCCGCAGCTGGTGCTGGCCCGGCTGATGGAATCGGGCGAGCTGGAGCGCCGGTTGCGACTGCTGCGCAGGCGTCACCGGCAGCGCCGGGACGCCATGATCGCGGCGATCCGGGCCCAGCTGCCGGGCGCGACCGTGCACGGTGCGGCGGCCGGCCTGCATCTGACGATCACCTTCGCGCCGGACGTCTGCCGCGGCTCCGATACGGACCTGGCCGCGGCGGCCCTCGCCCGCGGCGTCAAGGTCCAGCCGCTGTCCTGGCACCGGCAGCTCCCCGCCGCTCCGGGCCTGGTCCTCGGCTATGCCGCCCGCACGCCGGGCGAGATCACGGAGGGCGTGGCGGTCCTGGGGGAGGCGTTGAAGGGCGGGTGA
- a CDS encoding methyltransferase domain-containing protein, whose translation MNTNTAYVHGYLPREARRLCDQADTLAPLLHAGTAYPAGSWVLEVGCGVGAQTVHLARNSPRARIVAVDRSEESLAQARAYMAEQEPGADVTWRAADLLHLPFKEAEFDHIFACFVLEHLEEPDKALATLRRLLRPGGTLTVIEGDHGSVVFHPDSLHAHEVIGHQVRLQATAGGNALLGRELQPLLRVAGFEKVAIRPRTVYADRTRPALVDGFTRNTFIAMIEAVRDDALGVGLTTAADWDRGITDLRRAAEDDGTFHYTFFKAVAVNPMP comes from the coding sequence ATGAACACGAACACCGCGTACGTCCATGGCTACTTGCCCCGCGAAGCCCGGCGTCTCTGCGACCAGGCGGACACCCTGGCCCCCTTGCTGCACGCCGGAACGGCGTACCCCGCCGGCAGCTGGGTCCTGGAAGTCGGCTGCGGGGTGGGTGCGCAGACCGTACATCTGGCCAGGAACAGTCCGAGGGCGCGCATCGTCGCGGTCGACCGTTCCGAGGAGTCGCTGGCCCAGGCCCGCGCCTACATGGCGGAGCAGGAGCCCGGGGCCGACGTGACGTGGCGGGCCGCCGACCTGTTGCATCTCCCCTTCAAAGAAGCCGAGTTCGACCACATCTTCGCGTGTTTCGTGCTGGAGCACCTTGAGGAACCCGACAAGGCGCTGGCCACGCTGCGCCGGCTCCTGCGCCCCGGCGGGACGCTCACCGTGATCGAGGGCGACCACGGCTCGGTGGTCTTCCATCCGGACAGCCTGCACGCCCATGAGGTCATCGGCCATCAGGTGCGCCTGCAGGCCACGGCAGGCGGAAACGCGCTGCTGGGACGGGAGTTACAGCCGCTGCTCCGTGTCGCCGGATTCGAGAAGGTGGCCATCCGTCCGCGTACGGTCTACGCCGACCGGACCCGGCCCGCCCTGGTGGACGGCTTCACCCGGAACACCTTTATCGCCATGATCGAAGCGGTCCGGGACGACGCCCTGGGCGTCGGTCTGACCACCGCCGCCGACTGGGACCGGGGGATCACCGACCTGCGGCGGGCCGCGGAAGACGACGGGACCTTCCACTACACCTTTTTCAAGGCAGTGGCCGTCAATCCGATGCCGTAG
- a CDS encoding TetR/AcrR family transcriptional regulator, which yields MPDIKHFNPDIVLDDALQIFWRQGLPTTGIQALVTATGVSRSSLYATFGSKDGLYAAALGRYIAQHSIPAFAHLSSAASGLTAIEEFFSGLIEVRCSGPVAGWGCMVTNAYAGPECTAPGIHTLLEEHHTMLEGAMRTALGTAEDLGQLQPDSDLDASAAVLATLAYGVNLRSRAGADAQALTDTVAAALAPLRAHPSPPQEHRPQ from the coding sequence ATGCCCGACATCAAGCACTTCAACCCCGACATCGTGCTCGACGACGCCCTCCAGATCTTCTGGCGGCAGGGCCTGCCCACGACCGGCATCCAGGCGCTGGTGACCGCGACGGGCGTGAGCCGGTCCAGCCTCTATGCGACGTTCGGCAGCAAGGACGGCCTCTACGCCGCGGCGCTGGGCCGCTATATAGCGCAGCACTCGATACCGGCCTTCGCCCACCTGTCGTCGGCCGCCTCGGGGCTGACCGCGATCGAGGAGTTCTTCAGCGGGCTGATCGAGGTGCGCTGCTCCGGCCCGGTCGCCGGCTGGGGCTGCATGGTCACCAATGCCTACGCCGGACCGGAGTGCACCGCCCCCGGTATCCACACCCTGCTCGAGGAGCACCACACCATGCTGGAAGGAGCCATGCGAACGGCCCTGGGTACCGCCGAGGACCTGGGCCAACTCCAGCCTGACAGCGATCTCGACGCGTCGGCCGCGGTACTGGCGACGCTCGCCTACGGCGTCAATCTGCGCTCCCGTGCGGGCGCCGACGCCCAAGCGCTCACCGACACGGTGGCCGCCGCCCTCGCGCCACTGCGCGCCCACCCCTCACCCCCTCAGGAGCACCGACCGCAATGA
- a CDS encoding peroxiredoxin-like family protein: MSLNDELTAFFRAHYPKLPAAAREVMDRAGRDLAASGQAERALHAGDTAPGFRLPTATGDTVTLDGLLSTGPVVLTFYRGAWCPFCNFALHALQQQHADITARGARLVAISPQVPDESLTLTEKHALAFDVLSDLGSDTAKQYGLSFDLPEDLAAVYDSLGFDLQRVNGGHPRTLPLPATYVIDRDATIRWAFVDTDYTRRAEPSDILAALDALSPAR; the protein is encoded by the coding sequence ATGAGCCTCAACGACGAACTCACCGCCTTCTTCCGCGCTCACTACCCCAAGCTCCCGGCCGCTGCCCGTGAGGTGATGGACCGCGCCGGCCGCGACCTCGCCGCCTCGGGCCAGGCCGAACGGGCTCTGCACGCCGGGGACACGGCGCCCGGTTTCCGCCTCCCCACCGCGACCGGCGACACCGTCACCCTGGACGGTCTGCTCTCCACCGGCCCGGTCGTGCTCACCTTCTACCGCGGCGCCTGGTGCCCCTTCTGCAACTTTGCGCTGCACGCCCTGCAGCAGCAGCACGCCGACATCACCGCCCGCGGCGCCCGGCTGGTGGCCATATCGCCGCAGGTCCCCGACGAATCACTCACCCTCACCGAAAAGCACGCGCTCGCCTTCGACGTCCTCAGCGATCTCGGCTCGGACACCGCCAAGCAGTACGGCCTCAGCTTCGACCTGCCCGAGGACCTGGCCGCCGTGTACGACTCCCTGGGCTTCGATCTGCAGCGCGTCAACGGCGGCCATCCGCGCACCCTGCCGCTGCCCGCCACCTACGTCATCGACCGCGACGCCACCATCCGCTGGGCCTTCGTCGACACCGACTACACCCGCCGCGCCGAACCGTCCGACATCCTCGCCGCCCTCGACGCCTTGTCCCCGGCACGCTGA
- a CDS encoding flotillin family protein: MFGYRVPAPDQAMLISGGRRGQGGAPFRVVTGHGKFVLPVFRKVRFLTLAMCEAEVSETCVTRQGIALTVRAVIAFKVGNDTESVVNAGQRFLSDQDQMSVLTGRIFAGHLRSIIGSMTVEEIVTERQKLATEVLETSKTEMAKIGLIVDSLQIQSIDDGETGYIEAMSAPHKAAIQRQAQIAQAQATQASAEAEQEAVRNQAEYSRQTAVVQAEYAAEVDRAKARSSQAGPLAQAHAQQEVLAARTELAERAALLRQQELVAEVVKPAEAEAERIRLLALAEAERMKIQAEAAASHDRVALDRMLIDQLPQIVKEASAGLANANVNVLNGTDGLGEIAAGLVGQGLTILDSVRRNLGTPEGQDGKTDKNGGTAAQQGHSGRVEIE, encoded by the coding sequence ATGTTCGGTTACCGCGTTCCTGCCCCCGATCAAGCCATGCTGATCTCGGGAGGCAGGCGTGGACAGGGGGGCGCGCCGTTCCGAGTGGTCACCGGACACGGCAAATTCGTGCTGCCGGTCTTCCGCAAGGTCCGCTTTCTGACGCTGGCCATGTGCGAGGCGGAGGTCTCGGAGACCTGTGTGACCCGGCAGGGCATCGCGCTGACGGTGCGTGCCGTGATCGCGTTCAAGGTCGGCAACGACACCGAGAGCGTGGTCAACGCCGGCCAGCGGTTCCTGTCCGACCAGGACCAGATGTCGGTGCTGACCGGCCGGATCTTCGCGGGTCATCTGCGGTCCATCATCGGCTCGATGACGGTCGAGGAGATCGTCACCGAGCGGCAGAAGCTGGCCACCGAGGTCCTGGAGACCTCGAAGACCGAGATGGCGAAGATCGGTCTGATCGTCGACTCGCTGCAGATCCAGTCGATCGACGACGGCGAGACCGGCTATATCGAGGCGATGTCCGCCCCGCACAAGGCGGCCATCCAGCGGCAGGCGCAGATCGCCCAGGCGCAGGCCACCCAGGCCTCGGCCGAGGCGGAGCAGGAGGCCGTCCGCAACCAGGCGGAGTACTCCCGGCAGACCGCGGTGGTCCAGGCCGAGTACGCCGCCGAGGTGGACCGCGCCAAGGCCCGGTCCTCACAGGCCGGTCCGCTGGCGCAGGCCCACGCCCAGCAGGAGGTCCTCGCCGCCCGGACCGAACTGGCCGAGCGCGCGGCCCTGCTGCGTCAGCAGGAGCTGGTGGCCGAGGTCGTCAAGCCCGCAGAGGCGGAGGCCGAGCGCATCCGGCTGCTGGCCCTGGCCGAGGCGGAGCGGATGAAGATCCAGGCCGAGGCCGCCGCGTCGCACGACCGGGTGGCCCTGGACCGGATGCTGATCGACCAGCTCCCGCAGATCGTCAAGGAGGCTTCCGCGGGCCTGGCCAACGCCAATGTCAATGTCCTCAACGGCACCGACGGCCTGGGCGAGATCGCCGCGGGCCTGGTCGGCCAGGGCCTGACCATCCTCGACTCGGTCCGCCGCAACCTCGGCACCCCCGAGGGCCAGGACGGCAAGACCGACAAGAACGGCGGCACCGCCGCACAGCAGGGCCACAGCGGCCGGGTCGAAATCGAGTAG
- a CDS encoding MarR family winged helix-turn-helix transcriptional regulator has protein sequence MPDPGRDQDPIAALQRVLATLSYLLTRSRAHERQAAEAGVTAARSDLWLLMALEDSGGVSRVGDLAALLMVEPPHVTRQISQLESQDLVERTPDSLDRRARQVAITPHGKAVLGRLQHTSQAGLHDALAGFDDADIATTVAVLNHLVAHARHKHTAEDRPRGRGCERGGDVNGPGM, from the coding sequence CCCCATCGCCGCACTGCAAAGAGTGCTGGCCACGCTGTCCTACCTGCTCACCCGTTCCCGGGCCCACGAACGCCAGGCGGCCGAGGCGGGAGTCACGGCGGCGCGCTCCGACCTCTGGCTGTTGATGGCCCTGGAGGACAGCGGCGGGGTCAGCCGGGTCGGCGACCTGGCCGCACTGCTGATGGTCGAGCCGCCTCATGTCACCCGCCAGATCAGCCAGTTGGAGTCCCAGGACCTGGTTGAACGGACCCCGGACTCCCTCGACCGCCGCGCCCGGCAGGTGGCGATCACGCCCCACGGCAAGGCCGTCCTGGGCCGCCTTCAGCACACCAGCCAGGCCGGTCTCCACGACGCGCTCGCCGGCTTCGACGACGCCGATATCGCCACCACCGTCGCCGTGCTCAACCACCTGGTGGCCCACGCCCGCCACAAGCACACAGCGGAAGACCGGCCACGGGGGCGGGGGTGTGAGCGGGGCGGGGATGTGAACGGGCCGGGGATGTGA